The proteins below come from a single Mesobacillus jeotgali genomic window:
- a CDS encoding YdhK family protein: MLRINTRRLMLFLLLTSLLLLLGACANGNEEKNESTGNNNTEETQDKMDEDMEDMDHGNMDMSGSGEVPEGLKEAASPAYEVGSKAIIESDHMPGMKGAESTIVGAYDTTVYTVSYTPTTGGERVEDHKWVIHEELEGVGQETVKPGSEVTINAEHMEGMDGATAEIDSAEQTTVYMVDFTLTTNGEEVKNHKWVTEDELLPVE, translated from the coding sequence ATGTTAAGAATTAATACAAGAAGATTAATGCTGTTTTTATTGCTGACCTCTCTTTTATTACTATTAGGGGCATGTGCAAATGGAAATGAAGAAAAAAATGAAAGTACGGGGAATAACAATACAGAAGAGACCCAAGATAAGATGGATGAAGATATGGAAGATATGGATCATGGCAATATGGATATGTCCGGTTCGGGTGAAGTTCCTGAAGGTTTAAAAGAGGCGGCTTCACCAGCTTATGAAGTTGGGAGCAAAGCAATTATTGAATCCGATCATATGCCTGGTATGAAAGGTGCGGAATCAACTATTGTAGGGGCATATGACACAACGGTTTATACTGTTTCATATACTCCGACTACCGGGGGAGAAAGAGTGGAAGATCATAAATGGGTGATTCATGAAGAGTTAGAGGGAGTCGGACAAGAAACAGTTAAACCTGGATCAGAAGTTACTATAAATGCTGAACATATGGAGGGAATGGACGGGGCAACTGCTGAAATTGATTCTGCTGAACAAACAACAGTGTACATGGTTGATTTCACACTGACTACAAATGGTGAAGAAGTTAAAAATCATAAATGGGTAACAGAAGATGAACTATTACCGGTTGAATAA
- a CDS encoding ABC transporter ATP-binding protein, producing MSAVLTVENLSTFFKTDKGIARAVENVSFSVEEGEMLGLIGESGCGKTTVAQSILRLIEFPGKVVSGSVHLNGKDLLKASDSELGSLRWKDLSVIPQSAMNALNPVYTIGDQIMEAILLHERVSKREALARTKTLLELVGIDGDRWKSYPHEFSGGMKQRVAIAMSLACSPKLVISDESTTGLDVLTQAQVIALIKNLQRKMDLSVILISHDLPMVTAICDKIAIMYAGKIVELASTEDILNDTRHPYSKALLQATPDLSDPDREVISIPGSVPNLVNIPQCCRFHTRCAFAFDRCRKETPEFREVKAGHFSACFLEEEENG from the coding sequence ATGTCTGCTGTATTAACTGTAGAAAATCTCTCCACTTTCTTTAAAACCGATAAGGGGATTGCCCGTGCTGTAGAAAACGTTTCATTCTCTGTTGAAGAGGGAGAAATGCTTGGACTGATTGGAGAGTCGGGATGCGGGAAAACGACCGTTGCCCAATCGATTCTAAGATTAATAGAGTTTCCCGGAAAAGTAGTGTCTGGAAGTGTTCATTTAAATGGCAAGGATTTGCTTAAAGCCTCCGATTCTGAATTAGGTTCTTTAAGATGGAAGGATCTTTCTGTTATACCTCAAAGTGCGATGAATGCACTAAATCCCGTTTATACAATAGGCGATCAAATTATGGAGGCCATTTTGCTCCATGAAAGAGTAAGCAAAAGAGAAGCACTGGCACGGACGAAGACCCTACTTGAGCTTGTTGGAATCGATGGTGACCGATGGAAAAGCTATCCCCACGAATTCAGCGGAGGGATGAAGCAGCGCGTTGCCATTGCCATGTCACTTGCTTGTTCTCCCAAACTGGTAATTTCCGACGAATCAACAACAGGACTAGATGTATTAACCCAGGCACAGGTGATAGCATTAATTAAAAACCTTCAGAGAAAAATGGATTTATCAGTAATTCTAATTTCACATGATTTGCCGATGGTTACTGCTATTTGCGACAAAATTGCAATCATGTATGCAGGGAAAATTGTTGAACTTGCCTCAACAGAGGATATATTGAATGATACAAGACATCCTTATTCAAAGGCATTATTACAAGCGACTCCTGACCTGTCCGATCCTGATCGGGAAGTGATTTCGATACCAGGCAGTGTCCCTAATCTAGTAAACATCCCACAATGTTGCAGGTTTCATACTCGATGTGCGTTTGCCTTTGACCGCTGCAGAAAAGAAACACCTGAGTTCAGGGAAGTAAAGGCCGGCCACTTTTCCGCATGCTTTCTTGAGGAGGAGGAAAATGGATAA
- a CDS encoding ABC transporter permease, whose protein sequence is MGNKKWRKYWQVLTSNNIGIVGLGLLIIFLAIAVFAPLLAPFDPTERVGTPFTKPNSQFLLGSNDVGQDILSELLYGTRISLLIGVLAAFISILLGCLIGVISGYYGGKVDALLMRLVDLVLVIPFLPLMILLAAFIGPSFWNIILVISLISWASPARVIRSQVLTLKTKGYVEAAKSIGTNIKVILGRHILPGVIPIALSQFVLAASHSILIEASLSFLGLGDPFTKSWGTILYYAQARGAFLTDAWVWWILPPGLLITTLVIGFAFTGYSLEEVMNPRLRRGR, encoded by the coding sequence ATGGGTAATAAAAAATGGAGAAAGTATTGGCAAGTACTTACATCTAATAATATCGGTATAGTCGGATTAGGACTTTTGATTATATTTTTGGCGATAGCTGTTTTCGCTCCTTTACTTGCACCATTTGACCCGACTGAACGTGTGGGAACACCATTTACGAAACCTAACAGTCAGTTTCTCCTGGGTAGCAATGACGTAGGACAGGATATTTTAAGTGAATTGCTGTATGGGACTAGAATTTCATTATTAATTGGTGTCCTTGCTGCCTTTATTTCGATTCTTCTTGGATGCCTTATCGGTGTAATATCAGGGTATTACGGCGGAAAAGTAGATGCTCTTTTAATGAGATTAGTAGACCTTGTTCTTGTTATCCCATTTTTGCCTCTTATGATCTTATTGGCAGCCTTTATTGGTCCAAGTTTTTGGAATATCATTTTGGTTATAAGCTTAATTTCTTGGGCGAGTCCAGCAAGGGTTATAAGATCACAGGTATTAACGCTAAAAACAAAAGGGTATGTCGAAGCCGCCAAATCAATCGGCACAAATATTAAGGTCATATTAGGCCGGCATATTTTGCCGGGTGTTATCCCAATTGCACTTTCCCAATTTGTATTAGCAGCAAGTCATTCTATTTTAATTGAAGCATCCTTAAGCTTTTTGGGTTTAGGAGACCCTTTTACTAAGAGCTGGGGAACGATTTTATATTATGCCCAGGCAAGGGGAGCGTTCTTGACGGATGCATGGGTCTGGTGGATACTTCCTCCTGGCTTACTCATCACCACACTGGTAATAGGATTTGCTTTTACTGGCTATTCATTGGAAGAAGTTATGAATCCGCGACTGAGAAGGGGGCGTTAA
- the copZ gene encoding copper chaperone CopZ, translating into MEKVTLNVLGMSCGHCVKAIEGSVGELPGVSNVKVYLESGKVDVEYSPTEVSLDKIKETIDDQGYDVN; encoded by the coding sequence ATGGAAAAGGTAACATTAAATGTACTTGGTATGTCGTGTGGACATTGTGTTAAAGCGATTGAAGGTAGTGTAGGAGAATTACCTGGAGTTTCAAATGTTAAAGTTTATCTTGAAAGCGGAAAAGTCGATGTGGAATACAGTCCAACGGAAGTTTCCCTGGATAAGATTAAGGAAACTATTGATGATCAAGGTTATGATGTGAATTAA
- a CDS encoding PIG-L deacetylase family protein, translated as MAKGQKILFLGVYGMEVVECGGALAKNVLNGGESYASIMLCRETSQPQVRNAAEVLGVKDIKFLNFQYGTVDLSVESKKKIVKIIREVKPDIIITQDPEHSFHDLDPDRRPAMTLLLEAIALSSRDFAVDELPGLDPHPIPTIYYMTPHHPNTVVDITEVWEKKERAMDMLDSQLEFSGMHFDEMLDPKAAEILYPGFSKLTNFQEKGRAIHQVLDKAVHVYHGLATHGHFALAEAYRREGNFHLQELMV; from the coding sequence ATGGCAAAAGGACAGAAAATATTGTTTCTTGGTGTCTATGGAATGGAAGTTGTAGAGTGCGGAGGTGCACTGGCTAAGAACGTTCTAAATGGTGGAGAATCATATGCATCCATCATGCTGTGCCGGGAAACTAGCCAACCACAGGTTAGGAATGCAGCAGAAGTACTAGGAGTAAAGGATATTAAATTCCTGAATTTCCAGTATGGTACCGTTGATTTGAGCGTTGAATCCAAGAAGAAAATTGTGAAAATTATAAGGGAGGTTAAACCTGACATCATTATTACCCAAGATCCTGAACACTCCTTTCACGATTTGGACCCCGACCGTCGTCCAGCAATGACATTGCTTCTCGAGGCAATCGCCCTTTCTAGCAGAGATTTTGCAGTAGACGAACTACCAGGATTAGACCCTCATCCGATTCCAACTATTTACTATATGACACCGCACCATCCTAATACTGTCGTTGACATTACAGAAGTATGGGAGAAAAAAGAACGTGCAATGGATATGCTTGATAGCCAATTAGAATTCAGTGGCATGCATTTTGATGAAATGCTTGATCCGAAAGCAGCTGAAATTCTGTATCCTGGATTCTCAAAATTAACCAACTTTCAGGAAAAGGGAAGAGCTATACATCAAGTTCTAGATAAGGCTGTTCATGTTTATCATGGCCTTGCCACCCATGGTCATTTCGCTCTTGCGGAAGCCTATCGTAGAGAAGGGAATTTCCACTTGCAAGAATTAATGGTTTAA
- a CDS encoding plastocyanin/azurin family copper-binding protein, which produces MNEFHYFVLGTLLLVTLISIILSYQYRTKMKSMASMVISMAISMNIGVTSGILFGFLNQGDLFLSSLISVLIGISVGIAAGFAFGILPVIEGSMAGMMGGMMGAMLGEMISRLQAVSLLNIFLTITVSTLFLYLILSQQKATKDTGVFTSWLLKPIITFIVLVGYFYFGNQLNKESVFSRESPTHENHSQITTDNKDEQLNRITIQVNPSNFSYSPSKINLSKNKKVLLTFTNHDSIEHDIVIVKMPTLPNTDQENISSHGSHDSHGDGLHLHASPHEEGHISFTPTETGTYEFYCSLPGHRENGMVGIIIVE; this is translated from the coding sequence ATGAACGAATTTCACTATTTTGTTTTAGGGACACTATTACTTGTGACTCTGATTTCCATCATACTTTCATACCAATATAGAACAAAGATGAAGAGTATGGCATCCATGGTTATATCTATGGCTATATCAATGAATATTGGTGTAACCTCAGGGATTCTTTTTGGGTTTTTAAATCAAGGAGATTTATTCCTTTCTTCCCTTATTTCCGTATTGATTGGAATTTCGGTAGGTATTGCTGCAGGATTTGCATTTGGGATACTCCCGGTTATTGAGGGATCTATGGCTGGAATGATGGGGGGAATGATGGGTGCAATGCTTGGTGAAATGATTTCAAGACTCCAAGCAGTTTCTCTTCTAAATATATTTTTGACTATTACTGTCTCTACCTTATTCCTGTATTTGATTCTTTCCCAACAAAAAGCAACCAAAGATACTGGGGTTTTTACCAGTTGGCTTTTAAAGCCTATCATTACATTCATTGTTTTAGTAGGATACTTTTATTTTGGCAACCAATTAAATAAAGAGTCGGTTTTTTCAAGAGAATCACCAACACATGAGAATCATTCCCAAATTACTACTGATAACAAGGATGAGCAATTAAACCGAATAACTATTCAAGTTAATCCATCAAATTTTTCCTATTCTCCAAGTAAAATCAATTTGTCAAAAAACAAAAAAGTCTTACTTACCTTTACTAATCACGACTCCATAGAGCATGATATCGTGATAGTAAAAATGCCGACATTGCCTAATACCGACCAGGAAAACATCTCATCACATGGTTCACATGATTCACATGGAGATGGACTACATTTACATGCTAGTCCACATGAGGAGGGACACATTTCATTTACCCCTACTGAAACTGGTACATATGAGTTTTATTGTTCCCTGCCAGGGCATAGAGAGAACGGAATGGTCGGAATTATCATAGTTGAGTAA
- a CDS encoding sensor histidine kinase: protein MPSRLKNISFKLGLLFSAIFVCFLLLLGLVLYGVFTNVLIDYIKQDVLTRGNNHARILEENFDRATIGHVVEMEQGVTTEVLIVDSENNIIVASKEPDNDMKKHLGENRKKSSYILEDDWRDHRYIISVSVIGDQEGYVYMYYPSNILREIVFVMNALITIASIGIILLAFGLIGILSKKLTSPLLAMKEATSKMSLGKYMQTIPVKGEDEVAQLGISIQKLGEQLQYFEDSRNEFLAAVSHELRTPLTYIKGYSDVLKKGMANSDEEKEEYLSIINKEAQRLSIMINDLFEMSKLQVGKFELDKRPVNLNELINKTATNLRPEVVKKGLKITLELEDGLPKTKVDKERMEQVFYNLLENAVKYSTEGEITIRSSTKKDLVVVEICDTGEGIPKPELSRIWDRFYRVERSRGRKTGGTGLGLYVVKQIIEAHGGQIQVNSKLNEGTVFTIYLKTSKERVE, encoded by the coding sequence ATGCCTTCTAGGTTGAAGAATATATCTTTTAAACTGGGCCTTTTGTTCAGTGCGATATTTGTCTGCTTCCTTCTTCTGTTGGGTTTGGTCCTCTATGGTGTTTTCACAAATGTTTTAATTGATTATATTAAGCAGGATGTCCTAACGCGTGGAAACAACCATGCCCGTATTTTAGAAGAAAACTTCGACCGGGCAACGATTGGCCATGTGGTTGAAATGGAACAAGGAGTCACAACTGAGGTGCTGATTGTAGATTCCGAAAACAATATCATCGTTGCTTCAAAAGAACCCGACAATGACATGAAGAAGCATCTTGGAGAAAACAGAAAAAAAAGCAGTTATATTCTAGAAGATGATTGGAGGGACCATCGCTATATTATCTCAGTCTCTGTTATTGGCGATCAAGAAGGGTATGTTTACATGTACTATCCTTCAAACATCCTCCGAGAAATCGTCTTTGTCATGAATGCCCTTATCACAATAGCCAGTATTGGGATTATCCTCCTGGCTTTCGGGCTTATCGGTATTTTGTCAAAAAAACTGACCAGTCCATTGCTCGCAATGAAGGAAGCCACTTCTAAAATGTCATTGGGAAAGTATATGCAAACGATTCCGGTCAAAGGCGAGGATGAAGTAGCCCAACTTGGCATATCTATCCAGAAGTTGGGTGAACAACTTCAATACTTTGAAGATAGCAGGAATGAATTCCTGGCTGCAGTATCCCATGAACTTCGGACTCCCTTGACATACATCAAAGGGTACAGCGATGTGTTGAAAAAAGGAATGGCAAATAGCGACGAAGAAAAAGAGGAGTACTTATCAATCATAAATAAAGAGGCACAGCGGCTATCCATCATGATTAATGACCTGTTTGAAATGAGCAAGCTTCAGGTGGGGAAATTCGAACTGGATAAAAGGCCGGTCAACCTAAATGAGCTAATTAATAAAACAGCTACGAACCTCAGACCTGAAGTGGTAAAAAAAGGACTGAAGATCACTCTTGAACTTGAGGACGGACTGCCAAAAACAAAAGTAGATAAAGAGAGAATGGAGCAGGTTTTCTACAACCTGCTTGAAAACGCGGTAAAATACAGCACTGAAGGCGAAATTACCATTCGATCCTCGACCAAAAAGGACCTTGTTGTTGTAGAAATCTGTGATACTGGGGAAGGAATACCTAAGCCTGAACTTTCCCGAATTTGGGATAGATTTTACCGGGTGGAACGTTCAAGGGGAAGGAAAACTGGAGGAACAGGTCTTGGACTCTATGTGGTGAAGCAAATTATCGAAGCCCATGGTGGACAGATTCAGGTTAACAGTAAGCTGAATGAAGGTACTGTTTTTACCATCTACTTAAAAACTTCCAAGGAGAGAGTGGAATGA
- a CDS encoding ABC transporter ATP-binding protein, producing MDNSIILKVRDLKKTFVKKTGSILNRKLQNVYAVHNVSFEIKKGEILGIIGESGCGKTTTARMVMRLMKETSGEILFEGRDLCKLTDSETNRLRSKMQMIFQDPYDTLNPGMTIMDILMEPINAHEKHLPYDEKVRRVKEAIESIELRPAEDYMERFPHQLSGGQRQRIAIARAVILEPLFIAADEPTSMLDVSVRAGILNLLLELKKKMGLTMMLITHDLSTASYMCDRIAVMYQGKIIEVGPTKKIIQSPSHPYTKALVSVVKDLNYFIQNREKLILDGEVDATEETAGCPFVKRCPYQEDICNSKMPKQESLGAGHAVSCHCHSNLLEKTS from the coding sequence ATGGATAATTCAATTATACTGAAAGTAAGAGATTTGAAGAAAACGTTTGTGAAAAAAACTGGATCGATTTTAAACCGGAAACTGCAAAATGTTTACGCTGTCCATAATGTTAGCTTTGAGATTAAAAAAGGGGAAATTCTAGGGATCATCGGGGAAAGCGGCTGTGGAAAAACCACAACAGCTCGAATGGTGATGCGCCTGATGAAGGAAACCAGCGGGGAAATCCTTTTTGAAGGAAGAGATTTATGCAAACTAACTGATTCAGAGACAAACAGGCTGAGAAGCAAAATGCAAATGATTTTTCAAGATCCATATGATACTCTCAATCCTGGGATGACAATAATGGATATTTTAATGGAACCAATCAATGCCCACGAAAAACACCTGCCATATGATGAGAAAGTCCGAAGGGTCAAAGAGGCGATCGAATCAATTGAGCTGAGGCCGGCTGAAGACTATATGGAGAGGTTTCCCCATCAGCTGAGTGGCGGGCAGAGGCAAAGGATTGCTATAGCAAGAGCTGTGATTCTGGAACCACTCTTTATTGCAGCTGATGAACCTACTTCGATGCTTGATGTTTCTGTCCGAGCAGGTATTTTAAACCTCCTTCTCGAACTTAAGAAGAAAATGGGCTTAACCATGATGCTGATTACCCATGACCTATCGACAGCAAGTTATATGTGTGACCGCATTGCTGTCATGTACCAGGGTAAAATCATCGAGGTCGGGCCCACCAAGAAAATCATTCAATCGCCTTCACATCCTTACACAAAGGCACTAGTTTCGGTAGTGAAAGATCTAAATTACTTTATCCAAAATCGAGAAAAGTTAATTCTAGATGGTGAAGTGGATGCAACCGAAGAGACAGCAGGATGCCCATTTGTAAAAAGATGTCCATACCAGGAGGATATTTGTAACAGTAAAATGCCTAAACAAGAATCTCTAGGCGCAGGCCATGCAGTATCTTGTCACTGCCATAGTAATTTACTTGAAAAAACTTCTTAG
- a CDS encoding ABC transporter substrate-binding protein, translated as MRKLISLIIIALFVFSSAGNSLAKSEVESLKIGILSDESTLNPYTYQTGYPGLDLVSLLYDTLLQLDKDNKPVPWLVKEYNVSDDGLEYSFKLNDNIKWHDGEMLTSDDVKFTVDYFIKYPKSRFTNPLKNVASLTVENETDFTMTLSKPDPNFMIQPLADVPILPEHIWSKISDPDSETNAIGSGPYILSEHKADQYYKVTANKDYFKEAPPIQEIIFPIIKDTTALYNALKSGEIDAISSNISPELVSQFESNPSLKISRGAGFSTTLFQLNSEKYPMTEKPFRQAIDLAIDKKSLVDIVLLGFAEVGSPGFIHPSSPSYNSEVKTSYDPEKAKKILDDAGFKDTNGDGFREDQKGKEINFTTLVHSNNPIRIRVAELISEAINEIGIKNSVKAMEDTTIISLMWPDYDVSKGRNFDMGVFGWSNTMQLFPDRIVELFYSDPAIGAVNIGGYKNKEFDALSDQLRATFDETERQELINDLQLMVADEAPIITLYYQEIVNAYNPEKYDGFVFQTGKGIINKLSFVSGERSEDAAGNNSNSGGESKSSDEKTSNDSNSVKENNNGIIIFGVLIVIAAIVFFLLKRKKKTNDKDDFDF; from the coding sequence ATGAGGAAGTTAATATCACTTATTATTATTGCTCTTTTTGTTTTTTCTTCTGCAGGAAACAGTCTTGCTAAATCAGAAGTAGAATCACTAAAAATTGGAATTCTTAGTGATGAAAGCACGTTAAACCCTTATACTTATCAAACCGGTTATCCAGGTCTTGACTTGGTTAGCCTGCTGTATGACACTCTATTGCAACTAGACAAGGATAACAAACCAGTGCCGTGGCTTGTAAAAGAGTACAACGTCAGTGATGACGGGCTGGAATACAGTTTTAAATTGAACGATAATATAAAATGGCATGATGGAGAAATGCTTACGTCTGATGATGTTAAGTTTACTGTAGATTATTTTATTAAATATCCTAAATCAAGATTTACCAACCCTCTTAAAAACGTTGCCTCATTAACTGTTGAAAATGAAACTGACTTTACAATGACTCTTTCAAAACCCGATCCAAACTTTATGATTCAGCCTCTTGCGGATGTACCAATATTACCAGAGCATATTTGGTCAAAAATCTCAGATCCTGACAGTGAAACCAATGCAATAGGAAGTGGCCCATACATTTTAAGTGAACATAAGGCTGATCAATATTATAAAGTGACCGCCAACAAGGACTATTTTAAAGAAGCTCCTCCTATTCAAGAAATCATATTTCCAATCATCAAAGATACTACAGCACTTTACAATGCATTGAAATCTGGGGAAATTGATGCGATCTCATCAAATATTTCTCCGGAACTTGTTAGCCAATTCGAGTCTAACCCCTCATTAAAGATTTCACGTGGAGCAGGATTCAGCACCACATTATTCCAGCTAAATTCTGAAAAATATCCTATGACAGAAAAGCCTTTCAGACAGGCAATTGATCTTGCAATAGATAAAAAAAGTTTGGTTGATATCGTGCTTTTAGGATTTGCAGAAGTCGGCAGCCCGGGTTTTATTCATCCGTCATCACCTTCATACAATAGTGAAGTAAAAACTTCTTACGATCCCGAAAAAGCAAAGAAAATCCTTGATGATGCTGGTTTCAAGGATACAAATGGGGACGGTTTCAGGGAAGACCAAAAAGGAAAAGAAATAAATTTCACAACACTAGTCCACTCTAACAATCCAATTAGAATCCGTGTTGCAGAACTGATTTCTGAAGCTATAAATGAGATAGGCATCAAAAATTCTGTAAAAGCCATGGAAGACACAACCATTATTAGTTTAATGTGGCCTGACTACGATGTTAGCAAGGGAAGAAACTTTGATATGGGAGTATTCGGCTGGTCAAACACGATGCAGCTTTTCCCTGATCGGATAGTCGAGTTGTTTTATTCAGATCCTGCAATTGGTGCTGTAAATATCGGTGGTTATAAAAACAAAGAATTTGATGCTCTGTCGGACCAACTAAGAGCGACATTTGATGAGACGGAACGACAAGAGCTTATTAATGATCTGCAATTAATGGTAGCAGATGAAGCACCAATTATTACTCTCTATTATCAGGAAATCGTCAATGCTTATAACCCTGAAAAATATGATGGTTTTGTTTTCCAAACAGGAAAAGGGATAATCAATAAGTTGTCATTTGTCTCTGGGGAAAGAAGTGAAGATGCTGCTGGGAATAACAGTAATTCCGGTGGGGAAAGTAAATCTTCTGATGAAAAAACGTCTAATGACAGCAATTCAGTAAAAGAAAATAATAACGGGATTATAATTTTTGGCGTACTTATCGTAATAGCAGCTATAGTTTTCTTCTTATTAAAAAGGAAAAAGAAGACGAACGATAAGGATGATTTTGATTTTTAA
- a CDS encoding ABC transporter permease: protein MAGKLLQYTIVIFLMLTLNFLLPRLMPGNPLVFLAGEDVGLMSSAEKEAILEKHGLNDSIFEQYVTYIKNILTGEFGFSYQQKRPISEIIMERLPWTMLLTGLGLVLSTILGVMFGAISAWRRGTKTDANLLTVFMFLSAMPSFWVGMILVSIFSAQLGWLPVFGAESAWSNYSGMERFIDISKHLILPLTTLILISVTSTFMIMRYSMLNVLGEDYIMMAKAKGVKEKVIKYKHAMRNAMLPVATVFMLSLGFTLGGATVIETVFAYPGVGRLMFESVLSRDYPLIQATFLIITFSVVIANFLADLLYPLLDPKVGSRNG from the coding sequence ATGGCAGGCAAGCTTTTGCAATACACAATTGTTATCTTCCTAATGCTGACATTGAACTTTCTTCTGCCTAGGCTTATGCCAGGCAATCCCCTCGTATTTTTGGCAGGTGAGGATGTTGGATTAATGTCCAGCGCTGAGAAAGAAGCAATCTTGGAAAAGCATGGACTTAATGATTCCATATTTGAACAATACGTAACTTATATAAAAAATATTCTGACAGGAGAATTCGGTTTCTCCTATCAGCAAAAAAGACCGATTTCAGAGATTATTATGGAGCGCTTACCTTGGACAATGCTTCTAACAGGGCTCGGTCTTGTCCTCTCAACCATTCTAGGAGTAATGTTTGGAGCCATTTCAGCCTGGCGCAGAGGGACTAAAACTGATGCGAATTTATTAACAGTTTTTATGTTTCTAAGTGCAATGCCTTCCTTCTGGGTCGGTATGATTTTAGTTTCTATTTTTTCAGCTCAATTAGGGTGGCTCCCTGTTTTCGGAGCTGAAAGTGCCTGGTCGAACTATTCGGGTATGGAAAGATTCATTGATATTAGTAAACACCTTATTTTGCCATTAACAACCCTCATATTAATCTCAGTAACAAGCACCTTCATGATTATGAGATATTCAATGCTAAATGTTCTTGGTGAAGATTATATTATGATGGCCAAAGCAAAGGGCGTAAAAGAAAAAGTTATTAAGTATAAGCATGCCATGAGAAATGCTATGCTTCCGGTGGCTACTGTATTTATGCTTAGCTTAGGGTTTACCTTGGGTGGGGCTACTGTAATAGAAACGGTCTTTGCATACCCGGGTGTAGGACGATTAATGTTTGAATCAGTTCTAAGCAGAGATTACCCACTGATTCAGGCTACATTCCTGATTATTACCTTCAGTGTTGTCATTGCCAATTTCTTGGCGGATTTACTATATCCTTTACTTGATCCGAAGGTGGGAAGCCGAAATGGGTAA
- a CDS encoding response regulator transcription factor: MNKILIVDDEAQMRKLVKLYLLQEGYHVEEAEDGQEAIDMLRKDDYDLMILDVMMPMMDGWETIQHVRKMSDLPIIMLTAKGAVQDKVTGLSTGADDYLVKPFDEAELLVRVKALLRRTGHSNSGENILKYQGMVIDLIAREAMYEGLRINLTQTEFDILAALIEHRGKVLSREQLVDMIWGIEFMGEDRTVDSHIKNLREKLQKAGVDKSIVKTVWGIGYKME; the protein is encoded by the coding sequence ATGAACAAAATATTGATTGTTGACGACGAGGCACAAATGAGAAAGCTGGTTAAACTTTATCTGCTTCAAGAAGGCTATCATGTGGAGGAAGCAGAGGACGGACAGGAGGCAATTGACATGCTTCGAAAGGATGACTACGACCTGATGATTCTGGATGTAATGATGCCTATGATGGACGGGTGGGAGACAATACAGCATGTGCGCAAAATGTCTGACTTGCCGATTATCATGCTTACTGCTAAGGGTGCTGTCCAGGACAAAGTTACTGGCTTATCAACAGGGGCGGATGATTACCTTGTCAAACCTTTTGATGAAGCAGAGCTGCTAGTAAGGGTCAAAGCACTCCTAAGGAGGACCGGCCATTCCAATTCTGGAGAGAACATCTTGAAGTATCAGGGGATGGTAATTGACCTCATCGCGAGGGAAGCAATGTATGAAGGGTTGAGAATCAACCTGACACAGACTGAATTCGACATTCTCGCAGCACTAATCGAGCACAGGGGAAAAGTCTTATCACGAGAACAACTTGTGGATATGATTTGGGGGATTGAATTCATGGGTGAGGACCGGACTGTGGATTCGCATATCAAGAACCTTCGTGAAAAGTTGCAAAAAGCTGGAGTGGATAAGTCTATTGTTAAGACAGTTTGGGGTATTGGATATAAAATGGAATAG
- a CDS encoding metal-sensitive transcriptional regulator produces the protein MQPEIKTNTLIADEVNCYELERKSHHSDKVKNSLLIRLNRIEGQIRGIKGLIERDTYCDDVITQISATQSALNSVAKVLLEGHLKGCVVDRLEQGDFDVLDEVLVTIHKLIKK, from the coding sequence ATGCAACCTGAAATAAAAACGAATACTTTAATTGCTGATGAAGTAAATTGTTACGAGCTCGAAAGGAAAAGTCATCACTCGGATAAAGTGAAAAACTCACTTTTGATTCGACTAAACCGGATAGAAGGTCAAATACGTGGCATAAAAGGTTTAATCGAAAGAGACACTTATTGTGATGATGTCATTACACAAATATCAGCAACCCAATCTGCTTTGAACAGCGTGGCAAAAGTTCTTTTAGAAGGACATTTAAAGGGATGCGTAGTGGACCGCCTGGAGCAAGGAGATTTCGATGTATTAGATGAAGTACTCGTTACAATTCATAAGTTAATAAAAAAGTAA